The Hujiaoplasma nucleasis DNA window TAATATTGTGACTTATATTACCACTGATTTAAGAGATGATTTCATTTTTGGCCAGGATATCTATGATCGAATTGCAGATTATATCAATCAATCCAATGTTGTTTCAGACACATTAGAATCTTTTGTTCCTGGTTTGATTTCGTCGCTTTCGAATTGGATTTTTCCTTTAATTACCAGTGTGGCCTTATTGCCAATCCTTTTATTATATTACTTATATGATTATGAGTTGATTGGCGATTCTATACGAGGGATTATACCTAAAAAATACGAAAAAAATACTTCAAAATTAGCGACTAGACTTAATGAAACAGTTGGAGCTTACCTAAGAGGACAATTGATGTTAATGATTGTCTTAGGTGCAGTAGCAACTATTGTCTATAAGTTGATTGGATTAAAGTATTATTTTGTTTTTGGTTTGCTGGCTGGTATCACTAATATAATTCCTTATTTTGGTTTGATTATTGCAGCTTTACCTCCAATTATATATTCGATGTTGTCAACATCAGGGCCTGGACCTTTACTAGTCATTTTAGTAAATTTTGTCCTTCAATTTATTGAAGGTAATATATTCCAACCTTTAATTATGTCACACCAATTATCAATACATCCAATTTTAATTATTATGTCTATTTTATTCTTCGGATCTTTATTTGGAGCTCTTGGAGTGATTTTCGCATCTCCTATGGCTGCTTCTATAA harbors:
- a CDS encoding AI-2E family transporter codes for the protein MKRISDETLNRLIKFLVIILLSFAILFVAIQFNDFWQWLFSAIRSVIIPIGLAYIFALILFPLIRFLEKKGIGPRGFSLALVIIFAFGAIFAGFYFLMPLVITEIQSFFNNEFPNIVTYITTDLRDDFIFGQDIYDRIADYINQSNVVSDTLESFVPGLISSLSNWIFPLITSVALLPILLLYYLYDYELIGDSIRGIIPKKYEKNTSKLATRLNETVGAYLRGQLMLMIVLGAVATIVYKLIGLKYYFVFGLLAGITNIIPYFGLIIAALPPIIYSMLSTSGPGPLLVILVNFVLQFIEGNIFQPLIMSHQLSIHPILIIMSILFFGSLFGALGVIFASPMAASIKVFYQFFRDLRKENVEANLSKAKGS